The following are encoded in a window of Mustelus asterias chromosome 11, sMusAst1.hap1.1, whole genome shotgun sequence genomic DNA:
- the mcmbp gene encoding mini-chromosome maintenance complex-binding protein, giving the protein MPCVDDWVNDPLSAVQGIFVQNGASGEWEKKVIEYFREKLKETTASSWVPSLNDVPLHYLKPNSLVKFRCMIQDMFDPEFYMGIYETVETSAKSKVLRFGKYKDVAECGLQQEVALNSAKCVTLERQTFYCIPVPGESEWVKEAYASASQARGNPSTSYTPSRHKRSYEEDEDMEMHPPKLKEQCAAGCSGSQACGDAKRLEKEAPGGHQSFPNRTTSIDLNFPLPGEKGPACLVKMYEDWDSFKVNDMLEVYGILSVDPALGVMNDESTKDGSSILDPAECMDTMEEQRVHSPPPSLVPRLHAIVTHKLQHVNPFLPTTLKDKESKDYITNIVPELSTVRTELLGFLTHVLLGDSLAAEYLLLHFISTVYSRRDILPLGKFAVNLSGCPRNNTYTKYLHRTIQQLVPSSYCLPMTLNNMNTLRFIPHKDYTANRLVTGVLQLASNTSLMLDETLLEQGQLDATGVRNVTALGNLITWQKVDYDFNYHQMEFPCNINVLITSESRSLLPSDCQVHLQPQMIPANVEEYMANLQTAVVPSMLKKFRMYVSLLRLIDYSISDEVTKAVEEDFVEMRKSDPRSITAEDLHQLLVVARLVSLSAGHTTLSRERWQRAKQLEVLRKSRIQQQTHVNGNEP; this is encoded by the exons GTGCCTTCCTTGAATGATGTTCCACTGCATTATTTAAAGCCAAATAGCTTGGTGAAATTCCGTTGTATGATCCAGGATATGTTTGATCCAGAGTTTTATATGGGAATTTATGAAACTGTGGAGACATCTGCCAAATCTAAA GTTCTACGCTTTGGAAAGTACAAAGATGTTGCGGAATGTGGG CTGCAACAAGAGGTTGCCTTAAACTCTGCCAAGTGTGTCACTCTGGAGAGGCAGACCTTTTACTGTATTCCAGTGCCTGGAGAGTCAGAGTGGGTCAAAGAA GCCTATGCCAGTGCCAGCCAGGCACGTGGCAACCCCTCTACGTCCTATACTCCAAGTCGACACAAGAGGAGTTATGAGGAGGATGAAGACATGGAAATGCATCCACCCAAACTAAAAGAGCAGTGTGCAG CTGGCTGCAGTGGATCACAAGCATGTGGTGACGCTAAACGCCTTGAAAAGGAAGCACCGGGTGGACACCAGAGTTTTCCTAACCGTACGACGTCGATTGATCTCAACTTCCCATTACCAGGAGAGAAAGGGCCAGCATGTCTTGTGAAG ATGTATGAAGACTGGGATAGTTTCAAAGTGAATGATATGCTGGAGGTTTATGGGATTCTATCAGTGGATCCAGCACTTGGTGTAATGAATGATGAGAG CACAAAGGATGGTTCATCAATACTGGACCCAGCTGAATGTATGGACACCATGGAAGAGCAGCGTGTTCACAGTCCTCCACCTTCATTGGTTCCAAGGCTTCATGCCATCGTAACTCACAAATTGCAGCACGTTAATCCCTTCCTTCCCACCACCCTGAAAGATAAAGAAAGCAAGGACT ATATCACAAACATCGTGCCTGAATTATCAACAGTCAGAACAGAGTTGCTTGGGTTCCTGACACACGTATTACTGGGAGACAGTCTGGCTGCTGAGTATCTCCTCCTACACTTCATATCCACAGT ATACTCCCGGCGTGATATTCTTCCACTGGGTAAATTCGCAGTAAATCTGAGTGGCTGCCCAAGGAATAACACTTACACAAAGTACCTCCACAGGACCATTCAACAGCTGGTTCCATCA TCCTATTGTCTACCCATGACTCTTAACAACATGAACACTCTACGGTTCATCCCGCACAAAGACTACACTGCAAATCGCCTTGTGACTGGAGTACTGCAGCTGGCCAGTAATACTTCACTCATGTTAGACGAAACGTTACTGGAACAAGGACAGCTGGATGCTACAG GTGTCCGAAATGTGACAGCGCTTGGTAATTTGATTACCTGGCAGAAGGTGGACTATGACTTCAACTACCACCAGATGGAATTcccttgcaatattaatgtactcATCACTTCAGAAAGCAGGTCTCTCTTACCG TCTGACTGTCAAGTCCACCTACAGCCTCAGATGATTCCCGCCAATGTGGAAGAGTACATGGCTAATTTACAAACAGCTGTAGTGCCTTCCATGCTAAAGAAGTTTCGCATGTATGTGAGTTTACTGAGACTGATAGACTACAGCATATCCGATGAAGTGACCAAG GCAGTGGAAGAAGATTTTGTGGAGATGAGAAAGAGTGATCCCCGGAGCATAACTGCAGAAGATCTTCATCAGTTGCTTGTTGTAGCAAG ATTGGTATCGCTGAGTGCTGGCCACACAACCTTATCACGAGAGAGGTGGCAGCGAGCAAAGCAATTGGAGGTCCTTCGCAAAAGCAGGATACAGCAACAAACTCATGTAAATGGCAACGAACCTTAA